The Drosophila simulans strain w501 chromosome 3R, Prin_Dsim_3.1, whole genome shotgun sequence genome contains the following window.
ATTTCGGTATATTTATTATCTGTGCGGTAAATGGTAATTTAACACGGTCACTCTAAGTTACAAATTACCGCGAGATGtgctaaacaatttaattttttatgtttttaagcATATACTAGGGCATAAACTCATTGATATATATGTAGTGAGTATTTAATGAGGCATCAATAGTTCTCTATGTCATTTCAACATGCCCATGAATTCCTATACTTTAGATTTCACAATGGATTtggagaacaacaacaatacgCCATTGACCGGcaaagaaaccgaaaaatgtgcggaaaagcgaaaatgtGTAATAACATTAGATGAAAAGCAAGGGGAATCCAAAAGACTGAAAAAGGAGGAATCAAATGTGGAGGCCACAAGCCGTCCACCTGCTCAGAGTCCCAAAAAACGGCTCCATCTAAACGGAAAGCCCACGCAAAATAAGGATCTTAACTTCAGGTACGGCAATTATAAGCACTACTACGGCAAGCGCATCCTGAACAAGGATTTTCACGACATACGTCTGGACGTGCTCGGCACGCAGTCGGATTTGTTTCGGAACAAGCAGCTGCTTGACATCGGCTGCAACTCTGGCCACCTGTCCATCCAGATTGCCAGGAAATTCGAGGTGAAGAGCCTCGTAGGCCTGGACATAGATCGTAGCCTGATAAATGATGCCCAAAGAACCGTCAGTCACCTGAAACGTCAGGAAACCCCGGGGCAGGGGATACCCCACATACATTTTGTGCACGGGAACTATGTCCTGGATGACGACGTCCTGCTCGATATTGAGAGGCCGCAGTTCGACGTCATACTCTGCCTGTCTGTCACTAAGTGGATCCACCTTAATTTCTGTGATTCCGGCCTGAAGCAGGCCTTCAGACGCATGTACCTGCAGCTGCGTCCGGGCGGCAAGCTGATCCTGGAACCTCAGTCCTTTGACGGTTACAAGAGGCGCAAGAAGCTATCGGTGAGCCTTATTAGACAGGTAATCGAtagagaatatatatatatatatgtatgcacttTTTTTCTTCAGGAACAAATCAGAGATAACTacaatgcaattaaattccGACCTGAGCATTTCACCGAGTATCTGCTTGGCGCGGAAGTGGGCTTTGCCGAAATGAAACTTATGGGCATACCGGAGCACTGCAAGGAGGGATTCAAGCGACCGATCCAAATTTTTACAAAGTCGTaggaaataaaaagaaaatcaagaaatgaaatttatcCGAAAATGCACggaaaacacaaatatttatttacatcgATTACATTTATGTAAATGTAATCAATACTACTTCGATCGCTTCGCTTTACTAGGAGAACTAGGTATCTTTTCCAGAACGTTGGGAATCTTTTTCAGTAAATCGTCGTGTGTTAGCTGAAAATCACTGTCTGCCCAAAGAAGTTTCAGTTCATCCATCACCAAACCAATCCTCACTC
Protein-coding sequences here:
- the LOC6726870 gene encoding probable RNA methyltransferase CG1239, which encodes MDLENNNNTPLTGKETEKCAEKRKCVITLDEKQGESKRLKKEESNVEATSRPPAQSPKKRLHLNGKPTQNKDLNFRYGNYKHYYGKRILNKDFHDIRLDVLGTQSDLFRNKQLLDIGCNSGHLSIQIARKFEVKSLVGLDIDRSLINDAQRTVSHLKRQETPGQGIPHIHFVHGNYVLDDDVLLDIERPQFDVILCLSVTKWIHLNFCDSGLKQAFRRMYLQLRPGGKLILEPQSFDGYKRRKKLSEQIRDNYNAIKFRPEHFTEYLLGAEVGFAEMKLMGIPEHCKEGFKRPIQIFTKS